A single genomic interval of Aythya fuligula isolate bAytFul2 chromosome 28, bAytFul2.pri, whole genome shotgun sequence harbors:
- the LOC116499634 gene encoding lysosomal acid glucosylceramidase-like isoform X2: MVCVCNATYCDTLDPVVLPAPGTYVKYESSKAGKRLERSEGSFQRSLRAPGIEYNLVRVPMACSDFSVRPYSYDDVPYDYELKHFKLAEEDVKMKIPILHRALAMAKRPLSLYASPWTSPAWMKSNEDVRGKGTLKGQAGDKYHKTWANYFIKFLDEYAKHNLTFWAVTAQNEPLAALLAHPQFPTIAFTAVQQRDFVAQDLGPALAQSSHSTRLIIMDDQRIHLPAWAKAVLGDATAAHYVAGVGVHWYLDSIVPASCSLEATHKLFPNHFLLYTEACSGFLTYRFSVSLGCWERGDRYSHSILTVLNHFVAGWTDWNLALDLQGGPNWVENYVDSPVIVDSSKDVFYKQPMFYHMGHFSKFIPEGSRRVGLHSSRRCLFCQLEHVALLRPDGTIVLVVLNRSAWDVSFGISDPAVGFIKAVAPASSIQTYLWRRQ, from the exons ATGGTGTGCGTGTGCAATGCCACGTACTGCGACACGCTGGACCCCgtggtgctgccagccccgggcaCCTACGTCAAGTACGAGAGCAGCAAGGCCGGCAAGCGGCTGGAGCGCAGCGAGGGGAGCTTCCAGCGCAGCCTCCGTGCCCCAG GGATCGAGTACAACCTCGTCCGGGTCCCCATGGCCTGCAGCGACTTCTCTGTGCGCCCCTACAGCTACGACGATGTCCCCTATGACTATGAGCTGAAGCACTTCAAGCTGGCAGAGGAGGACGTGAAGATGAAG ATCCCCATCCTGCACCGAGCCTTGGCCATGGCCAAACGGCCGCTGTCCCTGTATGCGAGCCCCTGGACCTCCCCGGCCTGGATGAAGAGCAATGAGGATGTTCGCGGGAAGGGCACGCTGAAGGGGCAGGCGGGGGACAAGTACCACAAGACCTGGGCCAACTACTTCATCAA gtTCCTGGATGAATACGCCAAGCACAACCTGACCTTCTGGGCGGTGACGGCGCAGAACGAGCCCCTCGCGGCGCTCTTAGCGCACCCCCAGTTCCCGACCATCGCCTTCACCGCCGTGCAGCAGCGGGACTTTGTGGCCCAGGACCTGGGCCCTGCGCTGGCCCAGAGCTCGCACAGCACCCGGCTCATCATCATGGACGACCAGCGCATCCACCTCCCCGCCTGGGCCAAAGCG GTCCTGGGCGATGCCACCGCTGCCCACTACGTTGCTGGTGTCGGCGTTCACTGGTACCTGGACAGCATTGtcccagccagctgcagcctggaggcCACCCACAAGCTCTTCCCCAACCATTTCCTCCTCTACACTGAGGCCTGCAGCGGTTTCCTCACCTATCGGTTCTCTGTGTcgctgggctgctgggagcgAGGGGACCGCTACAGCCACAGCATCCTGACG GTCCTGAACCACTTCGTGGCCGGCTGGACCGACTGGAACCTGGCGCTGGACCTTCAGGGGGGCCCCAACTGGGTCGAGAACTACGTGGACAGCCCCGTCATCGTGGACAGCAGCAAGGACGTCTTCTACAAGCAGCCCATGTTCTACCACATGGGGCACTTCAG CAAGTTCATCCCCGAGGGTTCACGGCGCGTGGGGCTGCACAGCAGCCGCCGGTGCCTCTTCTGCCAGCTGGAGCACGTGGCACTGCTGCGCCCTGATGGCACCATCGTCCTGGTGGTCCTCAATAG GTCTGCCTGGGATGTGTCCTTTGGGATCTCGGACCCCGCTGTCGGTTTCATCAAGGCCGtggctccagccagctccatcCAGACCTACCTGTGGCGGCGGCAGTGa
- the LOC116499634 gene encoding lysosomal acid glucosylceramidase-like isoform X1 yields the protein MWAQYAGVLGWLLLLQAVPRAAGAQPCSPKYFGRDSMVCVCNATYCDTLDPVVLPAPGTYVKYESSKAGKRLERSEGSFQRSLRAPGLLLTLNISALYQHVKGFGGSLSDAAALNILGLSQPAQDNLLQSYFSENGIEYNLVRVPMACSDFSVRPYSYDDVPYDYELKHFKLAEEDVKMKIPILHRALAMAKRPLSLYASPWTSPAWMKSNEDVRGKGTLKGQAGDKYHKTWANYFIKFLDEYAKHNLTFWAVTAQNEPLAALLAHPQFPTIAFTAVQQRDFVAQDLGPALAQSSHSTRLIIMDDQRIHLPAWAKAVLGDATAAHYVAGVGVHWYLDSIVPASCSLEATHKLFPNHFLLYTEACSGFLTYRFSVSLGCWERGDRYSHSILTVLNHFVAGWTDWNLALDLQGGPNWVENYVDSPVIVDSSKDVFYKQPMFYHMGHFSKFIPEGSRRVGLHSSRRCLFCQLEHVALLRPDGTIVLVVLNRSAWDVSFGISDPAVGFIKAVAPASSIQTYLWRRQ from the exons ATGTGGGCCCAGTATGCCGGGgtcctgggctggctgctgctgctccaggcggtgcccagggctgcag gcgcccagccctgcagccccaagtATTTTGGCCGTGACTCCATGGTGTGCGTGTGCAATGCCACGTACTGCGACACGCTGGACCCCgtggtgctgccagccccgggcaCCTACGTCAAGTACGAGAGCAGCAAGGCCGGCAAGCGGCTGGAGCGCAGCGAGGGGAGCTTCCAGCGCAGCCTCCGTGCCCCAG ggctgctgctgacgCTCAACATCTCTGCGCTGTACCAGCACGTGAAGGGCTTCGGTGGGTCTCTCTCGGATGCTGCTGCCCTCAACATCCTGGGGCTGTCGCAGCCGGCCCAGGACAACCTGCTGCAGTCCTACTTCTCCGAGAATG GGATCGAGTACAACCTCGTCCGGGTCCCCATGGCCTGCAGCGACTTCTCTGTGCGCCCCTACAGCTACGACGATGTCCCCTATGACTATGAGCTGAAGCACTTCAAGCTGGCAGAGGAGGACGTGAAGATGAAG ATCCCCATCCTGCACCGAGCCTTGGCCATGGCCAAACGGCCGCTGTCCCTGTATGCGAGCCCCTGGACCTCCCCGGCCTGGATGAAGAGCAATGAGGATGTTCGCGGGAAGGGCACGCTGAAGGGGCAGGCGGGGGACAAGTACCACAAGACCTGGGCCAACTACTTCATCAA gtTCCTGGATGAATACGCCAAGCACAACCTGACCTTCTGGGCGGTGACGGCGCAGAACGAGCCCCTCGCGGCGCTCTTAGCGCACCCCCAGTTCCCGACCATCGCCTTCACCGCCGTGCAGCAGCGGGACTTTGTGGCCCAGGACCTGGGCCCTGCGCTGGCCCAGAGCTCGCACAGCACCCGGCTCATCATCATGGACGACCAGCGCATCCACCTCCCCGCCTGGGCCAAAGCG GTCCTGGGCGATGCCACCGCTGCCCACTACGTTGCTGGTGTCGGCGTTCACTGGTACCTGGACAGCATTGtcccagccagctgcagcctggaggcCACCCACAAGCTCTTCCCCAACCATTTCCTCCTCTACACTGAGGCCTGCAGCGGTTTCCTCACCTATCGGTTCTCTGTGTcgctgggctgctgggagcgAGGGGACCGCTACAGCCACAGCATCCTGACG GTCCTGAACCACTTCGTGGCCGGCTGGACCGACTGGAACCTGGCGCTGGACCTTCAGGGGGGCCCCAACTGGGTCGAGAACTACGTGGACAGCCCCGTCATCGTGGACAGCAGCAAGGACGTCTTCTACAAGCAGCCCATGTTCTACCACATGGGGCACTTCAG CAAGTTCATCCCCGAGGGTTCACGGCGCGTGGGGCTGCACAGCAGCCGCCGGTGCCTCTTCTGCCAGCTGGAGCACGTGGCACTGCTGCGCCCTGATGGCACCATCGTCCTGGTGGTCCTCAATAG GTCTGCCTGGGATGTGTCCTTTGGGATCTCGGACCCCGCTGTCGGTTTCATCAAGGCCGtggctccagccagctccatcCAGACCTACCTGTGGCGGCGGCAGTGa
- the THBS3 gene encoding thrombospondin-3: MGAPAAAGGPALGALLALLLLGAAGAARQGLQGCDPRPWLPAVIDLLLVSEARQMASITHKIRMELLTVNDVFLLSTFRLPPKQGGTLFGLYSKKDNTRWLEVSVVGKINKVLVRYLREDNKLHSVNLQHAHVADGQSHTVIVRLSGLRGDMLSVELYVDCKQVDSSVGLPELSEIPLAEVESIEVRTGQKAYQRMQGFVESMKLILGGSMSRVGALSECPFQGDESIHSAVTSALASILGEQTKALVTQLTLFNRILTDLREDIRDQVKEMSLIRNTIMECQVCGFHEHRSRCNPNPCFSGVDCMETYEYPGYRCGPCPPGLEGNGTHCADIDECAHANPCFPGSKCINTAPGFRCEPCPRGYRGNTVSGVGADYAKASKQVCTDIDECNDGNNGGCDPNSICTNTLGSYKCGPCKSGFVGNQTSGCIPQRSCSTPTSNPCDINGFCVFERNGEISCACNVGWAGNGNVCGQDTDLDGYPDEPLPCIDNNKHCKQDNCRLTPNSGQEDADNDGIGDQCDDDADGDGIKNVEDNCRLFPNKDQQNSDTDSFGDACDNCPNVPNNDQRDTDSNGEGDACDNDIDGDGIPNMLDNCPKVPNPLQTDRDEDSVGDACDSCPEMSNPTQTDMDSDLVGDICDTNEDSDGDGHQDTKDNCAEIPNSSQLDSDNDGLGDDCDNDDDNDGIPDYTAPGPDNCRLIPNPNQKDSDGNGVGDACEEDFDNDTVIDQLDVCPESAEVTLTDFRAYQTVILDPEGDAQIDPNWVVLNQGMEIVQTMNSDPGLAVGYTAFNGVDFEGTFHVNTVTDDDYAGFIFSYQDSASFYVVMWKQTEQTYWQATPFRAVAEPGLQLKAVKSSTGPGEHLRNALWHTGHTPEHVRLLWKDPRNVGWRDKTSYRWQLVHRPQVGYIRVRLYEGPQLVADSGVIIDTTMRGGRLGVFCFSQENIIWSNLQYRCNDSIPADFEPFRRFLLEGRE, encoded by the exons ATGGGGGCACCGGCGGCCGCGGGGGGCCCGGCGCTCGGCGCGCTCCTggcgctgctcctgctgggcgCCGCCGGAGCGGCTCGCCAGGGGCTGCAAG GATGCGACCCCCGTCCTTGGCTCCCCGCAGTCATCGACCTGCTCCTGGTGAGCGAGGCCCGGCAGATGGCCAGCATCACGCACAAGATCCGGATGGAGCTCCTGACGGTGAACGACgttttcctcctctccaccTTCCGCCTGCCCCCCAAGCAGGGGGGGACCCTCTTCGGCCTCTACTCCAAAAAGGACAACACGAGGTGGCTGGAGGTGTCCGTGGTGGGGAAGATCAACAAGG TGCTGGTGCGCTACCTGCGGGAGGACAACAAGCTGCACTCGGTCAACCTGCAGCACGCGCACGTGGCGGACGGGCAGAGCCACACAGTGATCGTGCGCCTGAGCGGGCTGCGTGGGGACATGCTGAGCGTGGAGCTCTACGTGGACTGCAAGCAAGTGGACTCCAGCGTGGGGCTGCCCGAGCTGTCCGAGATCCCCCTGGCAGAGGTGGAGTCGATCGAGGTGCGCACAGGACAGAAGGCCTACCAGAGGATGCAG GGGTTTGTGGAGTCCATGAAGCTGATTCTGGGAGGCTCCATGAGCCGAGTTGGGGCGCTGAGCGAGTGTCCGTTCCAGGGAGATGAATCCATTCACAGCGCAG TGACAAGTGCATTGGCCTCCATCCTGG GCGAGCAGACCAAGGCGCTGGTCACGCAGCTGACCCTCTTCAACCGCATCCTGACAGACCTGCGAGAAGACATTAGAGACCAG GTGAAGGAGATGTCCCTGATCCGCAACACCATCATGGAGTGCCAGGTCTGCG GCTTCCACGAGCACCGCTCTCGCTGCAACCCCAACCCCTGCTTCAGCGGCGTGGACTGCATGGAGACGTATGAGTACCCCGGGTACCGCTGCGGGCCCTGCCCGCCGGGCCTGGAGGGCAACGGCACACACTGCGCCGACATCGATGAG TGCGCTCATGCCAACCCCTGCTTCCCTGGCTCGAAGTGCATCAACACTGCACCGGGCTTCCGCTGTGAGCCCTGTCCCCGTGGCTATCGGGGCAACACCGTCTCTGGCGTGGGGGCTGACTACGCAAAGGCCAGCAAGCAG GTTTGCACAGATATTGATGAATGCAACGATGGGAACAACGGCGGCTGCGACCCCAACTCCATCTGCACCAACACGCTG GGCTCCTACAAATGTGGCCCCTGCAAGTCAGGGTTTGTGGGGAATCAGACGTCTGGCTGCATCCCGCAGCGGTCCTGTAGCACTCCCACCTCCAACCCTTGCGACATCAACGGCTTCTGCGTGTTCGAGAGGAACGGTGAAATTTCCTGTGCG TGCAACGTGGGCTGGGCTGGCAACGGCAACGTGTGCGGGCAAGACACCGACCTCGACGGCTACCCCGATGAGCCCCTGCCCTGCATCGACAACAACAAGCACTGCAAGCAG GACAACTGCCGCCTGACGCCGAATTCAGGGCAGGAGGACGCCGACAACGATGGCATCGGGGACCAGTGTGACGATGACGCCGATGGTGATGGCATCAAGAATGTGGAG gaCAACTGCCGGCTCTTCCCCAACAAAGACCAGCAGAATTCGGACACTGACTCCTTTGGGGATGCCTGTGACAACTGCCCCAACGTACCCAATAATGACCAGCGGGACACGGACAGCAATGGCGAGGGGGACGCTTGTGACAATGACATCGATGGGGACG GAATTCCCAACATGCTGGATAACTGCCCCAAGGTGCCCAACCCGCTGCAGACAGACCGGGACGAGGACAGCGTTGGGGATGCCTGTGACAGTTGCCCTGAAATGAGCAACCCAACTCAG ACAGATATGGACAGTGACCTGGTAGGGGACATCTGTGACACCAACGAGGACAG TGATGGGGACGGGCACCAGGACACCAAGGACAACTGCGCCGAGATCCCCAACAGCTCCCAGCTGGACTCAGACAACGACGGGCTGGGGGACGACTGCGACAATGATGATGATAACGACGGCATCCCTGACTACACAGCACCCGGCCCCGATAACTGCCGCCTGATCCCCAACCCCAACCAGAAGGATTCGGATG GGAACGGCGTGGGCGACGCGTGCGAGGAGGACTTCGACAACGACACGGTGATCGACCAGCTGGACGTGTGCCCGGAGAGCGCCGAGGTGACGCTGACCGACTTCCGCGCCTACCAGACCGTCATCCTGGACCCCGAGGGGGACGCGCAGATTGATCCCAACTGGGTGGTCCTCAACCAG GGCATGGAGATTGTGCAGACCATGAACAGCGACCCGGGCTTGGCTGTTG GCTACACGGCTTTCAACGGGGTGGACTTTGAGGGCACCTTCCACGTCAACACCGTCACCGACGATGACTACGCCGGCTTCATCTTCAGCTACCAGGACAGCGCCAGCTTCTACGTGGTGATGTGGAAGCAGACGGAGCAGACGTACTGGCAGGCCACCCCCTTCCGCGCCGTGGCCGAGCCGGGGCTGCAGCTCAAG GCGGTGAAGTCCTCCACGGGCCCCGGGGAGCACCTGCGCAACGCACTGTGGCACACGGGCCACACGCCCGAGCACGTCCGCCTGCTGTGGAAGGACCCCCGCAACGTGGGCTGGAGGGACAAGACCTCGTACCGCTGGCAGCTGGTGCACAGGCCCCAGGTGGGCTACATCAG GGTCCGGCTGTACGAAGGCCCGCAGCTGGTGGCGGACTCGGGGGTGATCATCGACACCACCATGCGCGGGGGGCGGCTGGGGGTCTTCTGCTTCTCCCAGGAGAacatcatctggtccaacctgcAGTACCGCTGCAACG ACTCGATCCCCGCAGACTTCGAGCCCTTCCGCCGGTTCCTGCTGGAGGGCCGCGAGTGA
- the LOC116499507 gene encoding lysosomal acid glucosylceramidase-like, translated as MWPGCASVLGWLLLLQSAPHVAGGRPCNAKDFGHGSLVCACSAAYCDTLDPVVLPAPGTYVKYESSKAGKRLERSEGSFQSNAETPDFHLTLDTAQRYQKVKGFGGSVTDSAAINIQSLSKEAQSHLLRSYFSEEGIEYNLVRVPMASTDFSVRLYTYADAEGDFELKHFNLTEEDTRMKIPILQAAQAVAKRPLSLYASPWTSPVWMKTNGAMTGRGTLKGNPGDKYHKAWAKYFIRFLDEYAKHNLTFWAVTAGNEPTAGEIVFYPFQCLGFSPEHQRDFIAQDLGPALANSSHRNVQLIILDDQRVMLPYWAQVVLKDPVAASYISGIGIHWYLDFLAPIDLTLSITHHLFPNYFLLSTEASTGSYFWEPRVVLGGWDRGSKYSHSILTDLNNYVTGWTDWNLALDLQGGPNWSKNYVDSPVIVDSSKDVFYKQPMFYHMGHFSKFIPEGSQRVGLAVSKKCRRCELEHTAFLRPDGAVVLVVLNRSPMDVSFGISDPRVGFIEATAPSDSIQTFLWKQPA; from the exons ATGTGGCCTGGGTGTGCCAGCGTCCtgggctggctcctgctgctgcaatcAGCACCACACGTGGCAG GCGGCCGGCCCTGCAACGCCAAGGACTTCGGGCACGGCTCGCTGGTGTGTGCCTGCAGCGCCGCGTACTGCGACACGCTGGACCCCGTGGTCCTGCCGGCCCCGGGCACCTACGTCAAGTATGAGAGCAGCAAGGCCGGCAAGCGGCTGGAGCGCAGCGAGGGGAGCTTCCAGAGCAATGCAGAGACCCCAG ATTTCCACCTCACTCTGGACACGGCGCAGCGCTACCAGAAGGTGAAGGGCTTTGGAGGCTCCGTCACGGACTCAGCTGCCATAAACATCCAGTCCCTGTCCAAGGAGGCTCAGAGCCATCTGCTCCGCTCCTATTTCTCTGAGGAAG GCATTGAGTACAACCTCGTGCGCGTCCCCATGGCCAGCACCGATTTCTCTGTGCGTCTCTACACCTATGCTGACGCGGAGGGTGACTTTGAGCTGAAGCACTTCAACCTGACGGAGGAGGATACGCGGATGAAG ATCCCAATCCTCCAGGCAGCCCAGGCGGTAGCCAAGCGTCCCCTGTCACTGTACGCCAGCCCCTGGACGTCCCCGGTCTGGATGAAGACGAACGGTGCCATGACGGGGAGGGGGACACTAAAGGGAAACCCAGGCGACAAGTACCACAAGGCCTGGGCCAAATACTTCATCCG GTTCCTGGATGAATACGCCAAGCACAACCTGACCTTCTGGGCTGTGACAGCAGGGAACGAGCCCACGGCCGGCGAGATCGTCTTCTACCCCTTCCAGTGCTTGGGCTTCTCCCCAGAACACCAGCGGGATTTCATTGCACAGGACCTGGGCCCTGCGCTGGCCAACAGCTCCCACCGCAACGTCCAGCTCATCATCCTGGATGACCAGCGTGTGATGCTGCCCTACTGGGCTCAAGTG gtTCTCAAAGACCCTGTGGCCGCCAGCTACATCAGCGGCATCGGCATCCACTGGTACCTGGACTTCCTGGCGCCCATCGACCTCACCCTCTCCATCACCCACCACCTCTTCCCCAATTACTTCCTCCTCTCTACGGAGGCCTCCACTGGCTCCTACTTCTGGGAGCCCCGGGTGGTGCTTGGTGGCTGGGACCGCGGGAGCAAGTACAGCCACAGCATCCTCACG GACCTCAACAACTACGTTACGGGCTGGACCGACTGGAACCTGGCGCTGGACCTTCAGGGGGGCCCCAACTGGAGCAAGAACTACGTGGACAGCCCCGTCATCGTGGACAGCAGCAAGGACGTCTTCTACAAGCAGCCCATGTTCTACCACATGGGGCACTTCAG CAAGTTCATCCCTGAGGGCTCGCAGCGCGTGGGGCTGGCTGTCTCCAAGAAGTGCCGCAGGTGTGAACTGGAGCACACGGCTTTCCTGCGCCCCGACGGCGCCGTGGTCCTGGTGGTCCTGAACCG GTCCCCCATGGATGTCTCCTTTGGGATCTCAGACCCCAGGGTTGGCTTCATTGAGGCCACAGCTCCCAGCGACTCCATCCAGACGTTCCTGTGGAAGCAGCCGGCCTAG
- the MTX1 gene encoding metaxin-1 produces the protein MAAPMELFCWAGGWGLPSVDPDCLAVLTYARFTGAPLKVHRVSSPWRSPSGRLPALKTRDEGTISKTQQIITHLRKQKYNADFDLSATQGADTLAFVSLLEEKLLPVLIHTFWVDAKNYVEHTRKWYAETIPFPLNFFLPNCMHKQHVERLQLMWGDGYMEDEEKLEKELYRDARECLTLLSQRLGSQKFFFGDSPASLDAFVFSRLAPLLKAKLPNGKLQQHLKSLQNLCNYCTSILSLYFPWDGGDLPTSAPRVGGAEGGDTEEDPHKRRNQLLSVLVGLAAMLGYAFLSGIVSIQRGAVGPAGRQPIALEEEEEEEEE, from the exons ATGGCGGCGCCCATGGAGCTGTtctgctgggcagggggctgggggctgccctcgGTGGATCCCGACTGCCTGGCCGTGCTG ACGTACGCGCGGTTCACGGGAGCGCCGCTGAAGGTGCACCGGGTCAGCAGCCCCTGGAGGAGCCCCTCCG GGCGCCTGCCTGCGCTGAAGACGCGGGATGAGGGCACCATCTCCAAAACGCAGCAAATCATAACTCACCTCAGGAAGCAG aAATACAACGCTGACTTCGACCTCTCAGCCACGCAAGGAGCAGACACGCTGGCTTTCGTGTCCCTGCTAGAAGAgaagctgctgccagtgctg ATCCACACGTTCTGGGTGGATGCGAAGAACTACGTGGAGCACACGCGGAAGTGGTACGCCGAGACCATCCCCTTCCCGCTGAACTTCTTCCTGCCCAACTGCATGCACAAGCAGCACGTGGAGCGGCTGCAGCTCATGTGGGGAGACGGCTACATGGAGGATgaggagaagctggagaaggag CTGTACCGGGATGCTCGGGAATGCCTGACACTCCTGTCCCAGCGCCTTGGCTCCCAGAAGTTTTTCTTCGGAGACTC GCCCGCTTCCCTCGACGCCTTTGTCTTCAGCCGCCTGGCGCCGCTCCTGAAAGCGAAGCTGCCCAATGGgaaactgcagcagcacctgaagTCCCTGCAGAACCTGTGCAACTACTGCACCTCCATCCTCAGCCTCTACTTCCCCTGGGACGGAG GTGACCTCCCCACCAGCGCCCCGCGGGTTGGGGGTGCCGAGGGTGGCGACACAGAGGAGGACCCCCACAAGCGGCGCAACCAGCTGCTGTcggtgctggtggggctggcgGCCATGCTGGGCTACGCCTTCCTGAGCGGCATCGTCTCCATCCAGCGCGGTGCCGTGGGGCCGGCTGGCCGCCAGCCCATCGccctggaggaggaagaggaggaggaggaggagtga